The genomic DNA taattaagttttttttttatcatgatcGATTGAATTTTAAATAACAAAAATCAACACGCGAACTAAAGAGCCAAAAAACGAGGAGTGGAATGATATTTAGATGCATCCGaacccttttttatttttttgaattatAGCTCGGatgctttgaaaaaaaaaaaaagtaatgagCTAGCCGTTGGTAGAAGTACGTGctctttgaaaattctaaaaataaggtcTGTTTTTTTAAAAGTTCGATTGTTTTAGCGCCCTTTCGTCAATTGCCGAAATAGCTTTTTACTAGACAAGGACGGACAATGTGTACGGGAATTAATTGGAGCAATCTGATCATGCATTAATTATAGCAGGAGGCGGTGGACCTAGTGAATGAACAGATGGTCATGTAACGTTACTatataaaggaaaaaaagaaaaatctgaTTAGTTTCTTACGGCGAAATGCTTATTAGCAGGGGCAGAGACACCCTTGGGTAGGGTGGGATCTAGCCCcactaatttaaaaaaatataaaactaaaatttttttatagcccctcatcattaatttttttttccctatTAAAATTTCAATAACTTTTTTCCTATTTGAAGCCAGAGCACTTATTTTGCTTGtactttaattaaatcaaaaaattttaatcattttatcAGTACCACTTGCATGACATTTTTGTAGCACGCCACAAGAACAACCTGCATTACTTGCTACTTCTCATTTTATCAGTACCACTTGCATGATGCATTTGTAGCACGTCACAAGAGTAACAAATACTGCTGCATTGCTTGCTACTTCTCGTAGCCGCAGAGCTACAGGTGtgaaaaattataatattgattCTCTTCATCCTTTTCTTTCATTGGGTTCAAATAGATCTGTTTATCTTTGAAATGGATTTTCTTCGACCTCCTTTTTCAACGGTGTAATCTCTAtatttcttaaatattttttGCATTATCCTTTACTTGCTATTTCATATTCATGTCTAGTACAAACATCAAGCAATGACTCAGACGAGTAAAATCATGACATCCCTTCTCTCAAATAACACATGATATCTGTGCACCCATCGTCACAGacttattttattttgatatcaTCTCTACGAGTCAACTATTATTAATATCCCTGCTTGATATTATCTCTATGAGTCAACTATTATTTTTCTCATTTGTTAgaatttatatattataattatatcatttacttatatattaaatctaatatatttatttaattgatagaTTAATTTGTCTAGTTTTAATTCTTTCCATTTCTATAGTAACAACGAAATGAGCATTTTCAGTTATGAAAGTTGTTGAAACAACTCTTCGTAATAAAATggaagaaaagtttttaataaattcTATGGTCATCTATATTGAACGGAAGTTGATTGAAAAAAttgataatgatataataattaataaatttaattctaAGAAGAATCGAAGAGCATAACTTCCACGGTTAGCCCTAGGTAAATTTAGATCTGGGCTATGCCCCTGCTTATTAGGTTTCTATCTTCTTTCGTGTAGTCGTTATGGTTCAAAAGATAAAAAAACAAATCATCTATGATTTATGTTTATGATTTATCTCTCTAAAAATGACTGTTAACTCAGTCGTGTGGAGCATAATTGATCTTTGTCTCAATAATAGTAGAGCTCGAAATTGCAACCTTCCGGGCTAAAAATGACCTCCTAATGGCCCTTCAAGCTAAAAGTCATTTTTTGTGAGGTGGGAAAACAAAATGAATGAGGCGAACAgttaaaattaagatatttttcaaTTGAGCCCCTGAGCTACAGCCAGGTAAGTGTGTACCTAGCTTCGCCCATATGTCCCGTCCCATTATAACAAACGACTTAATATCTTTCAGTCGGGCACTCCATGGTGACCCCTACTGGATACGGTATGGtagtcatcattttttttttttttcataatccaATTATTCAGGACTCTTAATCGACTTATTCGAGATAATCGATTCAATCCTACATAAGTATCTGACCATCCAGATAAATCAAAAATGATTGCGATAGCACATCCAAGCCACAAATATTATTAGGTTTATTGTCCTATTAAAGAAAACAATACATCATAATTAGAATTCGAATTTTAAATATTTGAATACCCATGTGAAGAACTAACCATTACACCGTTATGGAAGATCGGTGCCTTCAAACGTGAGCTGACTGCCTGTTTGCGCGGCGCTTGCTTTCGAACCATGGCATAAACTGAGCTTATCTAGAAGGAAGGTTGTTTTTTTTCTCTTCAATTCAAGCCAACGATTTTCATGCGGTTGAGAATTTCTTTCCTATTTTTCCTTCTACTTTTATTGATCTCGTACTCTCAATCACCACTActgctaataataataataataataataataataataataatgggcTATGGTTGATGCTTGTTCGCCCCAGTTTCAACAAATTCCATGACCTTCTTCCACCCAGGACGGGCGGTGATGTTGTCCCACCACGCCTTCAGGTGCTGCTTCCCCTCCATCACGTGCGCCATGTTGCAGTTCTCCACGACGTACCTCGTCGCCGGGATGTGGGTCAGGTCGGCCAGCGTGAACTCGTCCCCCGCCAAGTACCTGCTCTTCGCCAGCTGCTTCTCGTACACCTCCAGGATCGCTTCCAGCTTcctggccgccgccgccgccttctcCTCCTTCCGCGCCAGCCCTCGCGCCGGGAGTATGAACGCGTTCCACACGATCGAGAAGGCCACCGGGTTGTAGTTCATGGCCTCCACGTCCATCCACTGCTCCACCTTGGCTCGCTCCTCCACCGTCCGCCCCAGCAGGCTGGGCCCGTAGTCCGCGTACTTGCTCGCGTAGTAACGAGCGATGGCGCGCGATTCTGCTTCACGCAGTCAATCTTAGAACACTCCACTTGATCAATGATCGATAACGATATATATAtaagatcaaaaaaaaaaaaatctgaatttacCGAAGAGCTCGAATTCGCCATCAACAACGTAGGGGACTTGCCCGAACGGCTGAAAATTGTGAAAATTAATATCAGAGAAAGTGATCTCGATCGATCAGTTCATGGACAGTACTGctcaaaaataataattaatttataaatttgtacACTACTTGTTTTTCCATGAACTCGGGTCGCTTCTGCTCCATGGAGTCGAGTTCTACGTGGACGAGCTCAAAAGGGACGCCCTTCTCCACGAGGCAGTGGATCACCCTCTGAGGGCACACTGCCCGGGCCTCACCGTAGACTTTCACCACCATGGCGATCTGATCGAGCTCAGCTCCGCGAGTGATGAGGATGCAGCGACTGGTGAGCACCAAAGGCATTTATGGAGGTGGCTTGGCCGTTGCTAGCTAGCTGCacttaacttttttttattgGTTTAAATTGGAGAAGCCAACTGAGCCATGCATACATGTATGTCCAAGAGAGGATCAGAGTTTGACCGGTTGGTGGAATGGTAGATTTTGGTCGTCTGGGTTACCGTACGTCAATGCTGTCTGGTGCGCAGCGATGGCAGGCATCTAATTTATTGGAGCGAACTCCTCGACGCAGTTGCGTCTGTGTTCAATTAAAACTTAGTCCTAGCTAGGTACAAAACGACAATAGACTTGAATGTTTGGTTGTAGCAAATTCAAAAGTACAATATAGAGATTTGTCTTTTTCTTCTTGGAAATTCAAGATGAATGATGATGAGAGAGTAACAAGCTCTCCTcccataaaattaaattatcagaAAAGGATGATGGCTACAATAGCAGACCAGCTACACGCAGCGTAATTAAACAATTGGTACGAAGAAAAACGGATGGAAAATggaatcaaatttattttaaattctaaggaaattttattattgttaagaATTTAAATTATTAGTGTGTAGTTAGTTCTCTAGGAGAGTCACCTAACAAAAATCACACATTTACAtgatttttgtaaaattaatcacaaataaaatttgagataaattttataataacaaGTTTTTCATCGTCCATAAAATTTTAAGatggaaaaataaaaattcattataaaatttataataaataaaagttTTTCACAAAATTTTTTGCTTGATTTAtggtgaaaataatttttatcacaaaatttattactaatttatgatgaaaatatTTAGTCATAAAATAAGCCACAAACGAAATGTCATTGCAAAATCAAGGACAAACTAATTTCATCACAAAATTCATCATAAACTTGTAATTTTTTCAACATAGCAAATTACTAAATCTGATCCATTACAGATTTAATCAAAACCAATCAAAGATTAGATCAACTCATCAAACTATAAACTAATAAATTCCATTCGTTCATAATTCAACAAGCTTTGCAAACTATCAAGTCATCCTCGCAGTTGGATCCCTAATTATGATgtacttatataaatttttctcTAAATAAGATGTGCGATACTAGACTTCTAGGTTGTCTGTTGTGCGCACTTCCTGATTTACCCTAGTGATAAGTGGAAAAATTCGGTGGAGTCAGCCCAGTTACCACATGACTAGTTAACGAGGCTAACTaggtttatcaattttttaatccTTGGGCTATGATACAAGACTTACAAGTTATCATCCAAGCATCCATAATTCGATTTTCAATTATAATGTATctgtaagaatttttttttaaagaaaacgtATAATTAAAGGATGTTAAATTTTTAGACTATCCAATACAAACCCTTTTTAATTTACATTAATTGTCGGTGAAAAAAATGTTATAGAATTCATCTCAAGACCCGTTAATGAggctagatttttttttcaaactatcTAATCATTGCGtttcatatatatatttaaaatatagcAGCGCAGGCTttattttgcaaacaaaaacaGTACAGATTCTCAAGCCACACAACTAAAAAACAACTACGAATAGGAGTAATAGCCACATGAAACGTAGGAATCAAACAACACTTATCTCTCTTATTTTGAATTCACAAGTTAGCTCGCTTAAGTCCCAAAGCTTCGTTGCTAACGTTGCATCCCTGACCACGTCGCTCGGCTTCTCCTCGTTCGAGTCGGCGAAGTAGTTCCCACTCACGCCCTTCAGGCTAGGATGCACTGCCACATAACATGAGGTTGCTGCTCCCTGAAATCGTGAAGATGCAGAGTGTCGGTGCTCAACTGTTGTGGGAACAAATTCTATCAAGAATACAAGGTTTTTCAGCATGTTTGACAGACTTGAGGTATGCTCTTCCACAAAACTTAGGTAGGGGCGTAGTCAAGATTTAAAATTATCCGGAGTTGATCGTCAACGTTGGTGTTTCGACGACGATGATTGCGACCGAGTCATGACGACAGGACGGAGTCAACGTCCCTTGTGGCAGGGAGAACAACGACGATAAAGCTATCAACGGGGATAGCAATGAATGTGATATGATATTGGTCAAGGAGGAAGGTAGTGACGGCAGGGTCGTGGCTACGGCTGCGACAATGCCCCACGGATATAGCACGCTAATAAGGAGAAGGTTTGTCGTGGTTTTTCTCTGGTAATTCTTCTTTCAACAAAGTAATATCAGAGCTAGGGCTAATGAAAGTATGACTCCCTTCCAAGTTCCAGTACTCAAGGTGAGTAATTATAATAATTGGAGTATCAAGATAAAGGTGCTTTTGGAGTTCATGAAGTTTGGGAGGTTATAGAAAAAGCCTACGTTGAGTCGTatgtgttagagtatatactaaaagtctagcttttggtataagcatttatctagaaataagaatcacattggtcaaatgtctatatttatgataaatgtagttgttcaattaatttatattcactacaagaaaaaaggctaacaacaacggtttttcaccgttgtcgtagcccctttcggactgttgttaaaggtcgtgttgttaaaaggggtgtccaaagacaacagtttttaaccgttgtatttgaaggcaaagacaacagttttacaacggtgaaaaattgttatcttttccttcaaagacaacagtttttcaccattgtctttgagcatctacctttaataacagggtgttcaacaacagttttaaactatctatgacaacggtgaaaaaccgttgtcttttttagataaaaaataaaaaaaattaatacacaattttccaatattataaatcattcaaaatactaaatttcaaaataaaatttaatatacaattttctaacattcaaaaataatatctataacattctgaagaaatttcataagcaaccaataaaatttcataaacaaccaacaaaatgataacactattaaaacaaaggtagaacaatataacacgagattttctaatcTGTTTTGACTGTTGAACTTTTGCTCCTAATCTGTTTCAAGGACCGCAGCGCTGCTACAGTGCTCTTCATGTATAAGCTCTGATATATTTAATCTCCTCCAACTCTGGAACCCTCCCACCTGATTGTGCCGGCTTTGGCACTCCATTTTGTCCGTCGCATTCTGCTGAAATTGACAGGTTGTTGCTGGGGAAGAGGTGGTCGAGCATAGCCACACACTCCTTCACGAGTTTGTATATATAGGAGATCAGTTGTAAAGAATGGCTACTGCAGCACCTTTTCGATGAAGGGTTGCCTGATAAGTGCTCCTGTTCTCTTGTCATACTTCTTCAGTATTTTCACTAGACCTGAATTCAtcacaacaagaataataaaccatctaaatgagtgcacaaatttaaaaaaaaagaaccagAAGAAAGGACAGAACAGTTAATCAATAACACTCAGATAATTGTAAACTATAATTAGGCTCTGATCATGACTATGCTAACATGAGTTTCCTTGTTAACAAATTGAGAAATAATTGTTTGGATAAATTAACAAACAAGACATGTAATATCTAAAACAAATGGGAGAGTTTGATACCTAAATAAAATCAACCTTGTTCAGTCAATGTAAAATCAGTTAAACTGCATTGGTAGTAGGCAAATAACATAAAATTTTCTGTTGTGAAAGTTATAATGAGAGTGGATTGATTGTTTCACCAATGACGAGAAATATTACTGtgtgatttgaagaagaaatccaaacatCTATTCTGCTGAATGCTAATTTATCATAACCTAGCAAAACAAATTTACCAAGCTACTCCAACGCCCTTCTTAATCAATCTGATCAATTAGTAAACATGATTGTAGAATAAAACCCATAAATTGCCTCTGAAGCGAAAGTGCTAAGTTTATACTGGACTGAATGTAATTCATACACCATATGGATTGTTTGCAATGAAAATTACAAgctccaaaaaaaaaacaaaggtttgAAACATAAAGGGATATCAATCCATCACAACTTAGATTGTTTGGAGGATCCACAGAAGTGTATTAATTTACATGTTAGAATACTGAAAATAAGCTACAGTGAAATCTTTAATGTGTACCATGGACTACATAAGaatagatcaagaaaaagttgaatTCTTACGGAAACCTACCCGTGTAGTTAATTACGTgatcttctccttagcctttactttcttttgaacattcttccttgatagtgatcttcaaaattatattaattgtcaaGATGCATGCTATAAAACTGTTCAAACAATCACTTAGATAAAGCACAAACAATCACTTTGTTTGTGCTTCAAGATCCTACAAAAATTGAATTGCACATGGCAAAGATGTCGTCAGCCTGCAAACTTCTCGCTTAAATCTATTTCCAAACATGAAATACTAGTAGcgatattgaactatttttctAGTTGTCAGTCTTTCTTGCAAAGGATGCAGTTTAATTTTCATTGACAGATAACATGTTGCATAAATACTTGACTAGCTGTAATATGAGTATGAAGTACTCGGGGATTAACTATTGGAGTTATCTTTCAAATGTCGAATTAATGGAGAAGGACCTAACCTATCATAGTTTTCAAATAAAACATCTCAACAACCTGGGAAATGATGGGATAAAATGATTATCACGGCAATTTATATTAAACAAAAAGAGATTCCTACTTACATTGCAGGATAAGCCTATGAGTTTTTTTAATTAGATGATGATGCAGATTGACTGCCTTTTGTTTCCTTGACATTCTCTTTCATATCAGGACAATCTTCATTTTTTGGGTTCAAGGTACTTGAATCCATCTTCTGGACCTCCTCTTTTGGGTATATAAAAATCAGACGGACCATAGCACAAAATTCCCTGCAGAAAATTATACAACACCAGTTGTCAACATATCCACTTTATACATAGAAAATGGAAGATATATATACATAAGAGAAGAACATTAGGAATGTAGAAGCATGCTTACTGCCAAGGGTCATCTCCAACAAGCATCATATCATCCTCATTATCAGTAAATACAATCATCCAATTTTTATTTGGAGCCATCAATTCTCCTTTGAATTCAAATAGCTGATCTAACTCCTCGATCAATTGGTCATAACCATCAAACTTTGTCAAGTCAACAGATCTtccaagtgcaacaccctgcttATGAACCTGATATCAAAATGGAAACAGAATCATCTTCTCCAATAAAAAAGAGGTACATTCTATAACATGACATTCTTGATCTACTAAGGGACTGGATGGAGATGGACACTACACATTAAGTCAAATAAAGTAAGCATGTaatgaaactaagcatggaatgtaacttagagcattaaagaaagctaatatactctagcctaattgcattcaaatgaaGAACAAAACTTATAGCAATTGCAAAAGATAAGACAAGCAAACATTAAGTGAAATAAAGTGCACGAATTTAAACCTACTGTTGGAAGaaacattttgtcgaacaccttaTGAGCATAAATCGAAATGACATGAGTACGTGCAAATCTAAAACAAGGGAGAACAACTCAatacaagcatcaaacaatcaaCTAAAAGAAacatcactatcaattcgaatcaaGTGAAGAAACTACAACAAACAAAAGCTGTCCAGATCTGTTGAAGAATTGCTGATCGAACTTGAAGACTGCTGTGGAAGAAAAGGTGGAGCTGTGACTGGCCAAATCTGGTTCGGATGAAGGAAGTAGTGCTGGAATTGAAGTCTGCTGTGCTGACCAAATCTGGAGAAGATGTTGCTGCTCGAACTCAGAACTCGGAGGAATGAAGTCGCCTGTTGAATCTGTCGCGAACCCTAGCCCGCGTGAGGAAGAAATGCCGCGAACACAGAGGACGTCGCGAACAGAGAGAAGACTGAGCGGTAGAGGCAAAAATTCCTTGGCTGCGGTGTGAAtagaagaaggaaggagatggTGTCCGGTCGGCGGCGGTGGTTGAGTGGAGGTGGCCGTCGGCCGTCGGTGAAGGAGAAGAAACGGTAGTCGCGTGAGAAGGAGCCGAACGGGAGAAGATGCGATGCCCCCCATCAGAAATGCTTGCTTTGTGGATTTATTCCCCCAAATCCGATCCGACGGTCCTGATCAACCCAGATCCGAAGGAGTGGCTGAGATCAAATTTGAGTGAACGGTCGAGATCAACTGAAACCCATTGAATGGTCCGGATGGCTAGATCAAGATGAGCGGCTCAGATCACGCCAGATCTACATAGATTGGCCAAAATCAACCAGATCTTGATGAACGGTTAGAATTAATCATATCTGAATctttcatttaatttgtttcagATTTGATCCAATGGCTCAAATTTCTTCAGATTGGACTTCTCATTGACTCAAGTCTTTAGGTTCAATTTGGATCAACTTGAGCTCAATCCTTAGAAAATAAAAGTGCACAATTATaagtagaaatccataaaaataggaagaattataacaaaactcaTAATATAAATCCAACTTAACAAACATGATAAAAATCAACAATTAATCATATGAAAGGATTAAAACATGAAAATTAAGGGTAGAAATAATGTATCAAAATGCTAATTATCAAGGGCTCGGGAGGTTATTGTGGCGGTGAGCTGGGACAGAGGAATAGGGCAATGCCAACACTAGAGTAAAGATCGGTTAGAGCAAACCTGGTTCGATCATCGAAGCTGCGATGTGTAGAGAGGCGCCGCAGGAGGTTAGATCTAGGGTTCAAACCCCTCTTAACCAGAGATCCACCAATGCAGGGTCGGCGACTCTAGGAGAAGAGAAATCTCCGGATGGACTCCAATGATCAGTGGAGAAGAGCCTTAGCTGGCGGTGGACGCTTGGTGCTAGCGCGATCGATTTCCTCGTGGCTTCGGCGTCGGGGAAGAGTTAGGGCTCGGTGACGGCAGCTATGGCGTTGATCGGAGCAAGGCAAGACTCAATGAGGCTTCAGCCGACGTTGAGTAACTCTTGGCTGGTGGTTATGTATGCGGGGAGAAGAAGTATCGCAGCGTCGATAGGCAGCGAGGATCAGCGTCGGGTTGGGAAGGAGGGGAAAGGGGAATCGGCAGTGGTGACCTAGCCTCACGTTAACAAAAAAACTCTTTGTTCGTGAGTTTTTTttcgtgaagttaaaaaaaactattatttttttgggattcaacaacattcaatagacaacagtttaataaaactgttgtatattatcatgtaagcaacgctaaaagacaacaattttttaaaaccgttgtctttgacatacattagacaacagttttttaaaaatcgttgtctttgacatacattagacaacagttttttaaaaaccgttgtcatttaaaaaaaattatggtgaacaacaacggttttcaataaaatcgttgttaaatggcaaaaagataacagtttctcgaaaaattgttgtctattaggtgtggttaaatctaaaatttcttgtagtgattgtagataacatggtgtgtggtgtcacacacagaggatcatgttatcagtaccttataaattataaacaggagctcacgatcaagatggaaaggaacaaaccattagaaggtcgtagtgtaattaggtattagtttatcttaactatataattacacta from Zingiber officinale cultivar Zhangliang chromosome 4A, Zo_v1.1, whole genome shotgun sequence includes the following:
- the LOC121973279 gene encoding glutathione S-transferase F11-like encodes the protein MPLVLTSRCILITRGAELDQIAMVVKVYGEARAVCPQRVIHCLVEKGVPFELVHVELDSMEQKRPEFMEKQPFGQVPYVVDGEFELFESRAIARYYASKYADYGPSLLGRTVEERAKVEQWMDVEAMNYNPVAFSIVWNAFILPARGLARKEEKAAAAARKLEAILEVYEKQLAKSRYLAGDEFTLADLTHIPATRYVVENCNMAHVMEGKQHLKAWWDNITARPGWKKVMEFVETGANKHQP
- the LOC121969882 gene encoding auxin response factor 24-like; amino-acid sequence: MGGIASSPVRLLLTRLPFLLLHRRPTATSTQPPPPTGHHLLPSSIHTAAKEFLPLPLSLLSVRDVLCVRGISSSRGLGFATDSTGDFIPPSSEFEQQHLLQIWSAQQTSIPALLPSSEPDLASHSSTFSSTAVFKFDQQFFNRSGQLLFVVHKQGVALGRSVDLTKFDGYDQLIEELDQLFEFKGELMAPNKNWMIVFTDNEDDMMLVGDDPWQEFCAMVRLIFIYPKEEVQKMDSSTLNPKNEDCPDMKENVKETKGSQSASSSN